The Caenorhabditis elegans chromosome II genome has a segment encoding these proteins:
- the spv-1 gene encoding F-BAR domain-containing protein (Confirmed by transcript evidence), translating to MSSTSSICSSNDADFIVDTRIPASIRRDIDRFSVFINRLRSTLDLNSSVVDGESMCVNVHASLEMVSESMRDLFKYSQFKTNPIILLSLQLVQAVKDLKFDTCSVDTTPVLNIIDQLESAVLNIILNRHIVSSVHHTPSRSSTLGRWKQNNSTDSYLRQSGPLNSVSQTLQRRHSTHQTNPDPNDQSTEKVMEIDKLLISRTDGVDVAFERTKAWSTYSKDVISYVRARIQLEQDHARKVHTLVDTSRRDINKPFMPLREIFENSFDTEVEMVTHTKETTEHLKDRVVEALDARRKEHDTVRNALKVEWTKATKSLHDCEESYEKSKITLRMREEALKKARESCLRTESSPPEREASRRRRDLEKKSRAVEEAMIKKEEAERQVVSITAELRKKRRDIDKTKESVVERLRELIFQCEQTTKACTVHYFTSLAALWARLPGAFHELSNATRDYQPGTEYMAFLQTLPTRAASSSSLVRSDRSIDEGVASCDGSSSLTSLRRNAINPDDEGALPDTKRHKKTSYAGRTFDNHEISTAAQSHHIQRTVQPSKCSACDTLSILYTVQCIDCGGQWHKACFPRIQQVCGQAAKLVDRRTSIFGVPLKGLLEHQNRHIPLIIEKSIDQLQRRGLRAKGIYRTCGVKSKIEEICNAFERSSSDDEVCLDNENPMNLASVVKLYLRKLPEPLLTFELYDDFVRLGTECCSAQASGSNCEEERVEQLRQLARKLPVHNYETLKFIMLHLNRVSWFHEVNLMSTSNLSTVIAPSLIWMSPKRIDHTSAIMHTQYTNKAIEVMIRNSYHIFGMDRQADWQSFFSRYSVEEPPKEEEEEDCGNESDIEDDIEDLDEQDRSDEDDDEEIFLPPTPDILKTTRKPVEQTTSLPNPKLPVERISSGRRSNNNEPPTIVQRRTNDISRRSDMGDKRKSYTTSIVIAPRDGSPDHVDQIQIIERDVYDKGASLEQDKVESTRL from the exons aCGGTGAATCAATGTGTGTAAATGTGCATGCATCATTGGAAATGGTGTCAGAATCCATGCGGGACTTGTTTAAATACTCTCAATTCAAAACAAATCCCATCATTTTGCTGTCTCTTCAACTTGTGCAAGCCGTCAAAG acttgaaatttgatacgTGCTCTGTGGATACGACTCCGGTTCTGAACATTATCGATCAGCTGGAATCAGCTGTTTTAAACATCATTCT aaaccgTCATATTGTTTCATCGGTTCATCATACGCCGAGTAGAAGTTCAACGTTAGGTCGCTGGAAACAAAAT aattcCACTGATTCATATCTACGGCAGAGTGGTCCTCTTAACTCAGTATCTCAAACATTGCAACGGAGACATTCCACTCATCAAACCAATCCGGATCCCAATGATC AGTCGACTGAAAAAGTGATGGAGATTGATAAGCTGCTGATCTCAAGAACAGATGGTGTAGACGTGGCTTTTGAAAGAACAAAAGCTTGGAGTACATACAGTAAAGATGTTATATCCTACGTAAGAGCAAGAATACAATTAGAACAGGATCATGCAAGAAAGGTTCATACACTGGTTGACACTTCGAGGCGAGATATCAATAAA ccattcaTGCCGTTGAgagaaatattcgaaaattcatTTGACACGGAAGTTGAAATGGTAACACATACAAAAGAAACAACGGAACATTTGAAAGATCGGGTTGTAGAAGCATTGGATGCTCGAAGAAAAGAACATGATACGGTTAGAAATGCTTTGAAAGTTGAATGGACAAAAGCTACAAAATCATTG cacgaTTGTGAAGAGtcatatgaaaaatcgaaaatcactTTACGGATGCGAGaagaagctttgaaaaaagcGAGAGAAAGTTGCCTCCGAACAGAAAGTTCACCTCCAGAACGAGAAGcatcaagaagaagaagagattTAGAAAAGAAAAGTCGAGCTGTAGAAGAAGCCATGATTAAG AAGGAAGAAGCTGAGCGACAGGTGGTCTCAATAACAGCTGAATTGAGAAAGAAACGAAGAGATATAGACAAAACCAAG GAAAGCGTAGTCGAACGACTTCGTGAGCTCATATTCCAGTGTGAGCAGACTACAAAAGCGTGCACAGTTCATTATTTTACG TCTCTGGCGGCGCTTTGGGCGCGATTGCCAGGTGCATTTCACGAATTGTCGAATGCAACAAGGGACTATCAACCGGGCACCGAGTACATGGCATTCCTACAAACCCTGCCCACTCGAGCTGCCAGTAGTAGCAGTCTTGTCAG ATCGGATCGCTCAATTGACGAGGGTGTAGCATCATGTGATGGTTCATCATCTCTAACATCTCTTCGAAGAAACGCAATAAATCCCGATGACGAAGGAGCTCTTCCAGACACCAAACGTCATAAAAAGACGAGTTATGCCGGTCGAACATTTGATAATCATGAGATTTCAACGGCAGCACAATCTCATCACATTCAACGAACTGTGCAACCGTCGAAATGTTCTGCTTGTGACACATTGTCCATCCTGTACACAGTTCAGTGTATAGATTGTGGTGGACAATGGCATAAAGCTTGCTTTCCAAGG attcaacaaGTTTGCGGTCAAGCAGCAAAATTAGTGGATCGTCGAACATCAATATTTGGAGTTCCATTGAAAGGACTTTTAGAGCATCAAAATAGACATATCCcgttaattattgaaaaaagtattgatcAGTTACAGAGGAGAGGTTTACGAGCTAAA GGAATATATCGAACATGCGgtgtaaaatcaaaaatagaagaaatcTGCAACGCATTTGAAAGAAGTTCATCAGACGATGAAGTTTGTTTAGACAATGAAAATCCAATGAATCTTGCTTCCGTCGTCAAATTGTATCTACGAAAACTACCAGAACCACTTCTaacttttgaactttatgATGATTTTGTGAGATTAGGAACAGAATGTTGTTCTGCACAAGCATCTGGATCAAATTGTGAAGAAGAAAGAGTAGAACAATTGAGACAATTGGCTCGAAAACTACCGGTGCACAATTACGAGACACTCAAATTTATAATGCTCCATTTGAACAGGGTTTCCTG GTTCCACGAAGTGAATCTTATGAGTACTTCAAATTTATCCACAGTAATTGCTCCATCCTTAATTTGGATGTCTCCAAAACGAATAGATCATACTTCTGCAATTATGCATACTCAGTATACAAACAAAGCAATTGAAGTGATGATTCGAAACTCATATCACATTTTTGGAATGGATCGACAGGCCGATTGGCAAAGTTTCTTTTCGAGATATAGTGTTGAAGAGCCaccaaaagaagaagaagaagaagattgTGGGAATGAATCAGATATTGAAGATGACATTGAAGATTTGGATGAGCAAGATAGAtctgatgaagatgatgatgaagagatATTCTTGCCTCCAACTCCAGATATTCTGAAAACAACGAGGAAACCTGTGGAGCAGACAACATCTCTTCCTAACCcaaaat taCCCGTTGAAAGAATATCAAGTGGTAGACGATCAAATAACAATGAGCCACCAACAATAGTTCAAAGAAGGACCAATGATATTTCAAGACGAAGTGATATGGGTGATAAGAGGAAGAGTTATACAACATCAATTGTCATTGCACCTAGAG atgGATCACCAGATCACGTTgatcaaattcaaataatcgAACGGGATGTATATGACAAAGGAGCTTCATTGGAGCAAGATAAG GTTGAATCGACACGTCTTTGA
- the spv-1 gene encoding Spermathecal Physiology Variant (Product from WormBase gene class spv) → MSSTSSICSSNDADFIVDTRIPASIRRDIDRFSVFINRLRSTLDLNSSVVDGESMCVNVHASLEMVSESMRDLFKYSQFKTNPIILLSLQLVQAVKDLKFDTCSVDTTPVLNIIDQLESAVLNIILNRHIVSSVHHTPSRSSTLGRWKQNNSTDSYLRQSGPLNSVSQTLQRRHSTHQTNPDPNDQSTEKVMEIDKLLISRTDGVDVAFERTKAWSTYSKDVISYVRARIQLEQDHARKVHTLVDTSRRDINKPFMPLREIFENSFDTEVEMVTHTKETTEHLKDRVVEALDARRKEHDTVRNALKVEWTKATKSLHDCEESYEKSKITLRMREEALKKARESCLRTESSPPEREASRRRRDLEKKSRAVEEAMIKKEEAERQVVSITAELRKKRRDIDKTKESVVERLRELIFQCEQTTKACTVHYFTSLAALWARLPGAFHELSNATRDYQPGTEYMAFLQTLPTRAASSSSLVRSDRSIDEGVASCDGSSSLTSLRRNAINPDDEGALPDTKRHKKTSYAGRTFDNHEISTAAQSHHIQRTVQPSKCSACDTLSILYTVQCIDCGGQWHKACFPRIQQVCGQAAKLVDRRTSIFGVPLKGLLEHQNRHIPLIIEKSIDQLQRRGLRAKGIYRTCGVKSKIEEICNAFERSSSDDEVCLDNENPMNLASVVKLYLRKLPEPLLTFELYDDFVRLGTECCSAQASGSNCEEERVEQLRQLARKLPVHNYETLKFIMLHLNRVSWFHEVNLMSTSNLSTVIAPSLIWMSPKRIDHTSAIMHTQYTNKAIEVMIRNSYHIFGMDRQADWQSFFSRYSVEEPPKEEEEEDCGNESDIEDDIEDLDEQDRSDEDDDEEIFLPPTPDILKTTRKPVEQTTSLPNPKLPVERISSGRRSNNNEPPTIVQRRTNDISRRSDMGDKRKSYTTSIVIAPRDGSPDHVDQIQIIERDVYDKGASLEQDKTSARKNRGNSPLLQEMFAEGSVGRTMLLFGERMCTVYGGSNKQSSDSKSKSPISATPSNRRRGFRRGRRANTDSETTRNEYGSADDDCLINDTSTPE, encoded by the exons aCGGTGAATCAATGTGTGTAAATGTGCATGCATCATTGGAAATGGTGTCAGAATCCATGCGGGACTTGTTTAAATACTCTCAATTCAAAACAAATCCCATCATTTTGCTGTCTCTTCAACTTGTGCAAGCCGTCAAAG acttgaaatttgatacgTGCTCTGTGGATACGACTCCGGTTCTGAACATTATCGATCAGCTGGAATCAGCTGTTTTAAACATCATTCT aaaccgTCATATTGTTTCATCGGTTCATCATACGCCGAGTAGAAGTTCAACGTTAGGTCGCTGGAAACAAAAT aattcCACTGATTCATATCTACGGCAGAGTGGTCCTCTTAACTCAGTATCTCAAACATTGCAACGGAGACATTCCACTCATCAAACCAATCCGGATCCCAATGATC AGTCGACTGAAAAAGTGATGGAGATTGATAAGCTGCTGATCTCAAGAACAGATGGTGTAGACGTGGCTTTTGAAAGAACAAAAGCTTGGAGTACATACAGTAAAGATGTTATATCCTACGTAAGAGCAAGAATACAATTAGAACAGGATCATGCAAGAAAGGTTCATACACTGGTTGACACTTCGAGGCGAGATATCAATAAA ccattcaTGCCGTTGAgagaaatattcgaaaattcatTTGACACGGAAGTTGAAATGGTAACACATACAAAAGAAACAACGGAACATTTGAAAGATCGGGTTGTAGAAGCATTGGATGCTCGAAGAAAAGAACATGATACGGTTAGAAATGCTTTGAAAGTTGAATGGACAAAAGCTACAAAATCATTG cacgaTTGTGAAGAGtcatatgaaaaatcgaaaatcactTTACGGATGCGAGaagaagctttgaaaaaagcGAGAGAAAGTTGCCTCCGAACAGAAAGTTCACCTCCAGAACGAGAAGcatcaagaagaagaagagattTAGAAAAGAAAAGTCGAGCTGTAGAAGAAGCCATGATTAAG AAGGAAGAAGCTGAGCGACAGGTGGTCTCAATAACAGCTGAATTGAGAAAGAAACGAAGAGATATAGACAAAACCAAG GAAAGCGTAGTCGAACGACTTCGTGAGCTCATATTCCAGTGTGAGCAGACTACAAAAGCGTGCACAGTTCATTATTTTACG TCTCTGGCGGCGCTTTGGGCGCGATTGCCAGGTGCATTTCACGAATTGTCGAATGCAACAAGGGACTATCAACCGGGCACCGAGTACATGGCATTCCTACAAACCCTGCCCACTCGAGCTGCCAGTAGTAGCAGTCTTGTCAG ATCGGATCGCTCAATTGACGAGGGTGTAGCATCATGTGATGGTTCATCATCTCTAACATCTCTTCGAAGAAACGCAATAAATCCCGATGACGAAGGAGCTCTTCCAGACACCAAACGTCATAAAAAGACGAGTTATGCCGGTCGAACATTTGATAATCATGAGATTTCAACGGCAGCACAATCTCATCACATTCAACGAACTGTGCAACCGTCGAAATGTTCTGCTTGTGACACATTGTCCATCCTGTACACAGTTCAGTGTATAGATTGTGGTGGACAATGGCATAAAGCTTGCTTTCCAAGG attcaacaaGTTTGCGGTCAAGCAGCAAAATTAGTGGATCGTCGAACATCAATATTTGGAGTTCCATTGAAAGGACTTTTAGAGCATCAAAATAGACATATCCcgttaattattgaaaaaagtattgatcAGTTACAGAGGAGAGGTTTACGAGCTAAA GGAATATATCGAACATGCGgtgtaaaatcaaaaatagaagaaatcTGCAACGCATTTGAAAGAAGTTCATCAGACGATGAAGTTTGTTTAGACAATGAAAATCCAATGAATCTTGCTTCCGTCGTCAAATTGTATCTACGAAAACTACCAGAACCACTTCTaacttttgaactttatgATGATTTTGTGAGATTAGGAACAGAATGTTGTTCTGCACAAGCATCTGGATCAAATTGTGAAGAAGAAAGAGTAGAACAATTGAGACAATTGGCTCGAAAACTACCGGTGCACAATTACGAGACACTCAAATTTATAATGCTCCATTTGAACAGGGTTTCCTG GTTCCACGAAGTGAATCTTATGAGTACTTCAAATTTATCCACAGTAATTGCTCCATCCTTAATTTGGATGTCTCCAAAACGAATAGATCATACTTCTGCAATTATGCATACTCAGTATACAAACAAAGCAATTGAAGTGATGATTCGAAACTCATATCACATTTTTGGAATGGATCGACAGGCCGATTGGCAAAGTTTCTTTTCGAGATATAGTGTTGAAGAGCCaccaaaagaagaagaagaagaagattgTGGGAATGAATCAGATATTGAAGATGACATTGAAGATTTGGATGAGCAAGATAGAtctgatgaagatgatgatgaagagatATTCTTGCCTCCAACTCCAGATATTCTGAAAACAACGAGGAAACCTGTGGAGCAGACAACATCTCTTCCTAACCcaaaat taCCCGTTGAAAGAATATCAAGTGGTAGACGATCAAATAACAATGAGCCACCAACAATAGTTCAAAGAAGGACCAATGATATTTCAAGACGAAGTGATATGGGTGATAAGAGGAAGAGTTATACAACATCAATTGTCATTGCACCTAGAG atgGATCACCAGATCACGTTgatcaaattcaaataatcgAACGGGATGTATATGACAAAGGAGCTTCATTGGAGCAAGATAAG acatCCGCAAGGAAGAATCGAGGAAACTCTCCTTTACTCCAGGAAATGTTTGCTGAGGGATCGGTGGGAAGGACAA TGCTTCTCTTTGGCGAACGAATGTGTACAGTCTACGGTGGTTCAAACAAACAATCATCGGATTCCAAATCGAAATCACCGATTTCTGCAACGCCAAGCAACCGCAGAAGAGGATTTCGACGTGGACGTAGAGCCAACACCGATTCGGAAACAACACGGAATGAATACGGTTCCGCCGATGACGATTGTCTCATCAATGACACTTCCACCCCAGAATAG
- the spv-1 gene encoding F-BAR domain-containing protein (Confirmed by transcript evidence), with protein sequence MTGRIMIEMSLAALWARLPGAFHELSNATRDYQPGTEYMAFLQTLPTRAASSSSLVRSDRSIDEGVASCDGSSSLTSLRRNAINPDDEGALPDTKRHKKTSYAGRTFDNHEISTAAQSHHIQRTVQPSKCSACDTLSILYTVQCIDCGGQWHKACFPRIQQVCGQAAKLVDRRTSIFGVPLKGLLEHQNRHIPLIIEKSIDQLQRRGLRAKGIYRTCGVKSKIEEICNAFERSSSDDEVCLDNENPMNLASVVKLYLRKLPEPLLTFELYDDFVRLGTECCSAQASGSNCEEERVEQLRQLARKLPVHNYETLKFIMLHLNRVSWFHEVNLMSTSNLSTVIAPSLIWMSPKRIDHTSAIMHTQYTNKAIEVMIRNSYHIFGMDRQADWQSFFSRYSVEEPPKEEEEEDCGNESDIEDDIEDLDEQDRSDEDDDEEIFLPPTPDILKTTRKPVEQTTSLPNPKLPVERISSGRRSNNNEPPTIVQRRTNDISRRSDMGDKRKSYTTSIVIAPRDGSPDHVDQIQIIERDVYDKGASLEQDKVESTRL encoded by the exons ATGACTGGCCGAATCATGATAGAAATG TCTCTGGCGGCGCTTTGGGCGCGATTGCCAGGTGCATTTCACGAATTGTCGAATGCAACAAGGGACTATCAACCGGGCACCGAGTACATGGCATTCCTACAAACCCTGCCCACTCGAGCTGCCAGTAGTAGCAGTCTTGTCAG ATCGGATCGCTCAATTGACGAGGGTGTAGCATCATGTGATGGTTCATCATCTCTAACATCTCTTCGAAGAAACGCAATAAATCCCGATGACGAAGGAGCTCTTCCAGACACCAAACGTCATAAAAAGACGAGTTATGCCGGTCGAACATTTGATAATCATGAGATTTCAACGGCAGCACAATCTCATCACATTCAACGAACTGTGCAACCGTCGAAATGTTCTGCTTGTGACACATTGTCCATCCTGTACACAGTTCAGTGTATAGATTGTGGTGGACAATGGCATAAAGCTTGCTTTCCAAGG attcaacaaGTTTGCGGTCAAGCAGCAAAATTAGTGGATCGTCGAACATCAATATTTGGAGTTCCATTGAAAGGACTTTTAGAGCATCAAAATAGACATATCCcgttaattattgaaaaaagtattgatcAGTTACAGAGGAGAGGTTTACGAGCTAAA GGAATATATCGAACATGCGgtgtaaaatcaaaaatagaagaaatcTGCAACGCATTTGAAAGAAGTTCATCAGACGATGAAGTTTGTTTAGACAATGAAAATCCAATGAATCTTGCTTCCGTCGTCAAATTGTATCTACGAAAACTACCAGAACCACTTCTaacttttgaactttatgATGATTTTGTGAGATTAGGAACAGAATGTTGTTCTGCACAAGCATCTGGATCAAATTGTGAAGAAGAAAGAGTAGAACAATTGAGACAATTGGCTCGAAAACTACCGGTGCACAATTACGAGACACTCAAATTTATAATGCTCCATTTGAACAGGGTTTCCTG GTTCCACGAAGTGAATCTTATGAGTACTTCAAATTTATCCACAGTAATTGCTCCATCCTTAATTTGGATGTCTCCAAAACGAATAGATCATACTTCTGCAATTATGCATACTCAGTATACAAACAAAGCAATTGAAGTGATGATTCGAAACTCATATCACATTTTTGGAATGGATCGACAGGCCGATTGGCAAAGTTTCTTTTCGAGATATAGTGTTGAAGAGCCaccaaaagaagaagaagaagaagattgTGGGAATGAATCAGATATTGAAGATGACATTGAAGATTTGGATGAGCAAGATAGAtctgatgaagatgatgatgaagagatATTCTTGCCTCCAACTCCAGATATTCTGAAAACAACGAGGAAACCTGTGGAGCAGACAACATCTCTTCCTAACCcaaaat taCCCGTTGAAAGAATATCAAGTGGTAGACGATCAAATAACAATGAGCCACCAACAATAGTTCAAAGAAGGACCAATGATATTTCAAGACGAAGTGATATGGGTGATAAGAGGAAGAGTTATACAACATCAATTGTCATTGCACCTAGAG atgGATCACCAGATCACGTTgatcaaattcaaataatcgAACGGGATGTATATGACAAAGGAGCTTCATTGGAGCAAGATAAG GTTGAATCGACACGTCTTTGA
- the spv-1 gene encoding F-BAR domain-containing protein (Confirmed by transcript evidence) → MVSESMRDLFKYSQFKTNPIILLSLQLVQAVKDLKFDTCSVDTTPVLNIIDQLESAVLNIILNRHIVSSVHHTPSRSSTLGRWKQNNSTDSYLRQSGPLNSVSQTLQRRHSTHQTNPDPNDQSTEKVMEIDKLLISRTDGVDVAFERTKAWSTYSKDVISYVRARIQLEQDHARKVHTLVDTSRRDINKPFMPLREIFENSFDTEVEMVTHTKETTEHLKDRVVEALDARRKEHDTVRNALKVEWTKATKSLHDCEESYEKSKITLRMREEALKKARESCLRTESSPPEREASRRRRDLEKKSRAVEEAMIKKEEAERQVVSITAELRKKRRDIDKTKESVVERLRELIFQCEQTTKACTVHYFTSLAALWARLPGAFHELSNATRDYQPGTEYMAFLQTLPTRAASSSSLVRSDRSIDEGVASCDGSSSLTSLRRNAINPDDEGALPDTKRHKKTSYAGRTFDNHEISTAAQSHHIQRTVQPSKCSACDTLSILYTVQCIDCGGQWHKACFPRIQQVCGQAAKLVDRRTSIFGVPLKGLLEHQNRHIPLIIEKSIDQLQRRGLRAKGIYRTCGVKSKIEEICNAFERSSSDDEVCLDNENPMNLASVVKLYLRKLPEPLLTFELYDDFVRLGTECCSAQASGSNCEEERVEQLRQLARKLPVHNYETLKFIMLHLNRVSWFHEVNLMSTSNLSTVIAPSLIWMSPKRIDHTSAIMHTQYTNKAIEVMIRNSYHIFGMDRQADWQSFFSRYSVEEPPKEEEEEDCGNESDIEDDIEDLDEQDRSDEDDDEEIFLPPTPDILKTTRKPVEQTTSLPNPKLPVERISSGRRSNNNEPPTIVQRRTNDISRRSDMGDKRKSYTTSIVIAPRDGSPDHVDQIQIIERDVYDKGASLEQDKVESTRL, encoded by the exons ATGGTGTCAGAATCCATGCGGGACTTGTTTAAATACTCTCAATTCAAAACAAATCCCATCATTTTGCTGTCTCTTCAACTTGTGCAAGCCGTCAAAG acttgaaatttgatacgTGCTCTGTGGATACGACTCCGGTTCTGAACATTATCGATCAGCTGGAATCAGCTGTTTTAAACATCATTCT aaaccgTCATATTGTTTCATCGGTTCATCATACGCCGAGTAGAAGTTCAACGTTAGGTCGCTGGAAACAAAAT aattcCACTGATTCATATCTACGGCAGAGTGGTCCTCTTAACTCAGTATCTCAAACATTGCAACGGAGACATTCCACTCATCAAACCAATCCGGATCCCAATGATC AGTCGACTGAAAAAGTGATGGAGATTGATAAGCTGCTGATCTCAAGAACAGATGGTGTAGACGTGGCTTTTGAAAGAACAAAAGCTTGGAGTACATACAGTAAAGATGTTATATCCTACGTAAGAGCAAGAATACAATTAGAACAGGATCATGCAAGAAAGGTTCATACACTGGTTGACACTTCGAGGCGAGATATCAATAAA ccattcaTGCCGTTGAgagaaatattcgaaaattcatTTGACACGGAAGTTGAAATGGTAACACATACAAAAGAAACAACGGAACATTTGAAAGATCGGGTTGTAGAAGCATTGGATGCTCGAAGAAAAGAACATGATACGGTTAGAAATGCTTTGAAAGTTGAATGGACAAAAGCTACAAAATCATTG cacgaTTGTGAAGAGtcatatgaaaaatcgaaaatcactTTACGGATGCGAGaagaagctttgaaaaaagcGAGAGAAAGTTGCCTCCGAACAGAAAGTTCACCTCCAGAACGAGAAGcatcaagaagaagaagagattTAGAAAAGAAAAGTCGAGCTGTAGAAGAAGCCATGATTAAG AAGGAAGAAGCTGAGCGACAGGTGGTCTCAATAACAGCTGAATTGAGAAAGAAACGAAGAGATATAGACAAAACCAAG GAAAGCGTAGTCGAACGACTTCGTGAGCTCATATTCCAGTGTGAGCAGACTACAAAAGCGTGCACAGTTCATTATTTTACG TCTCTGGCGGCGCTTTGGGCGCGATTGCCAGGTGCATTTCACGAATTGTCGAATGCAACAAGGGACTATCAACCGGGCACCGAGTACATGGCATTCCTACAAACCCTGCCCACTCGAGCTGCCAGTAGTAGCAGTCTTGTCAG ATCGGATCGCTCAATTGACGAGGGTGTAGCATCATGTGATGGTTCATCATCTCTAACATCTCTTCGAAGAAACGCAATAAATCCCGATGACGAAGGAGCTCTTCCAGACACCAAACGTCATAAAAAGACGAGTTATGCCGGTCGAACATTTGATAATCATGAGATTTCAACGGCAGCACAATCTCATCACATTCAACGAACTGTGCAACCGTCGAAATGTTCTGCTTGTGACACATTGTCCATCCTGTACACAGTTCAGTGTATAGATTGTGGTGGACAATGGCATAAAGCTTGCTTTCCAAGG attcaacaaGTTTGCGGTCAAGCAGCAAAATTAGTGGATCGTCGAACATCAATATTTGGAGTTCCATTGAAAGGACTTTTAGAGCATCAAAATAGACATATCCcgttaattattgaaaaaagtattgatcAGTTACAGAGGAGAGGTTTACGAGCTAAA GGAATATATCGAACATGCGgtgtaaaatcaaaaatagaagaaatcTGCAACGCATTTGAAAGAAGTTCATCAGACGATGAAGTTTGTTTAGACAATGAAAATCCAATGAATCTTGCTTCCGTCGTCAAATTGTATCTACGAAAACTACCAGAACCACTTCTaacttttgaactttatgATGATTTTGTGAGATTAGGAACAGAATGTTGTTCTGCACAAGCATCTGGATCAAATTGTGAAGAAGAAAGAGTAGAACAATTGAGACAATTGGCTCGAAAACTACCGGTGCACAATTACGAGACACTCAAATTTATAATGCTCCATTTGAACAGGGTTTCCTG GTTCCACGAAGTGAATCTTATGAGTACTTCAAATTTATCCACAGTAATTGCTCCATCCTTAATTTGGATGTCTCCAAAACGAATAGATCATACTTCTGCAATTATGCATACTCAGTATACAAACAAAGCAATTGAAGTGATGATTCGAAACTCATATCACATTTTTGGAATGGATCGACAGGCCGATTGGCAAAGTTTCTTTTCGAGATATAGTGTTGAAGAGCCaccaaaagaagaagaagaagaagattgTGGGAATGAATCAGATATTGAAGATGACATTGAAGATTTGGATGAGCAAGATAGAtctgatgaagatgatgatgaagagatATTCTTGCCTCCAACTCCAGATATTCTGAAAACAACGAGGAAACCTGTGGAGCAGACAACATCTCTTCCTAACCcaaaat taCCCGTTGAAAGAATATCAAGTGGTAGACGATCAAATAACAATGAGCCACCAACAATAGTTCAAAGAAGGACCAATGATATTTCAAGACGAAGTGATATGGGTGATAAGAGGAAGAGTTATACAACATCAATTGTCATTGCACCTAGAG atgGATCACCAGATCACGTTgatcaaattcaaataatcgAACGGGATGTATATGACAAAGGAGCTTCATTGGAGCAAGATAAG GTTGAATCGACACGTCTTTGA